The following are encoded together in the Lathyrus oleraceus cultivar Zhongwan6 chromosome 3, CAAS_Psat_ZW6_1.0, whole genome shotgun sequence genome:
- the LOC127126524 gene encoding protein ENDOPLASMIC RETICULUM-ARRESTED PEN3, giving the protein MEEESTSHATVESNASDRIKLNVGGKLFETTLSTIRSDGPDSLLYDLSNRSSNDPNPVFIDRDPEIFSVLLSLLRTNHLPSTALRFSKQELADEANFYGIDSHLRAATSPPPFSGIDASIVGTVRPASEGFPSTFTAADNGSVWIAHGGQLSSYDWNLIHSATVRTHLDEIKSICRVWPEIAAVGTSSDAGLHFYNFSGSRHVGSVHWSDPTDPRIFKARVNAITASENSVFASFDCSHRENCILEVDKAKIQIVSQLGRQSGNQAKHMVPMKLTWIQTTGVLVGSAVTGGAFGYSGYIRLWDPRSGEVVWETHEPGASGRSSRFGDSFSAIEVDVEKLLLFKLCSKSGDLAMADMRRLGDDPWVYLKEKNPSLWTDGGDGSISSVVHCYKEQVFVGRGGELEVWSRVQEVIECESERERESDGEGVYRRNFVDKREDSGKGVIKKIEGGGDRLFISREDVEGIEVWESSHSAGAISVL; this is encoded by the coding sequence ATGGAAGAAGAAAGCACTTCGCACGCCACCGTAGAGTCCAACGCCAGTGACCGCATCAAGCTCAACGTTGGCGGTAAGCTCTTCGAGACAACGCTTTCTACTATCCGCTCCGACGGTCCAGACTCCCTTCTTTACGATCTTTCCAACCGCTCTTCCAACGACCCGAACCCGGTTTTCATAGACCGCGACCCAGAgatcttctctgttctcctcTCTCTCCTCCGCACTAACCACCTCCCTTCCACCGCCCTCCGCTTCTCCAAGCAAGAACTCGCCGACGAAGCCAACTTCTACGGCATTGACTCCCACCTCCGGGCCGCCACTTCTCCACCGCCCTTCTCTGGCATCGACGCCTCCATTGTCGGAACCGTTCGTCCCGCGTCAGAAGGCTTCCCTTCCACTTTCACCGCCGCCGACAACGGTTCCGTTTGGATCGCTCACGGTGGTCAACTCTCAAGCTACGACTGGAACCTAATCCACTCCGCAACGGTTCGCACTCACCTCGACGAGATCAAATCGATTTGCAGAGTCTGGCCAGAGATCGCGGCTGTCGGAACTTCTTCCGATGCCGGTTTACACTTCTACAACTTCTCCGGTAGCCGCCACGTAGGTTCAGTCCATTGGAGCGATCCGACGGATCCGCGAATCTTCAAAGCGCGTGTCAACGCTATAACCGCATCAGAGAATTCCGTTTTCGCCTCATTTGATTGTTCTCACAGGGAGAATTGCATCCTCGAGGTTGATAAGGCTAAGATCCAGATCGTGTCGCAATTAGGTCGACAATCGGGGAACCAGGCAAAGCACATGGTTCCCATGAAATTGACGTGGATACAGACCACCGGAGTGCTTGTAGGGAGCGCGGTCACCGGAGGAGCCTTTGGTTACTCCGGATACATTCGGTTGTGGGACCCTAGGTCCGGGGAGGTGGTTTGGGAAACACACGAACCCGGTGCGTCAGGTAGGAGCAGTAGGTTTGGGGATTCCTTTTCCGCTATAGAGGTTGATGTTGAGAAGTTGTTACTATTTAAGCTATGCTCGAAGTCCGGGGATTTAGCTATGGCAGATATGCGTCGTTTGGGCGATGATCCTTGGGTTTATTTGAAGGAGAAGAACCCTAGTTTATGGACAGATGGTGGTGATGGGAGTATTAGTAGTGTGGTGCATTGTTACAAGGAGCAAGTTTTTGTTGGGAGAGGTGGAGAGTTGGAGGTTTGGTCTAGGGTGCAAGAGGTGATAGAATGCGAGAGTGAGAGGGAGAGGGAGAGTGACGGCGAAGGAGTTTATAGGAGGAATTTTGTTGATAAGAGAGAGGACTCAGGGAAAGGAGTGATCAAGAAGATTGAAGGTGGTGGGGATAGGTTGTTTATTAGCAGAGAAGATGTTGAAGGTATTGAAGTATGGGAGAGTTCCCATTCTGCTGGAGCCATTTCTGTTTTGTGA